In Blautia wexlerae DSM 19850, a single window of DNA contains:
- a CDS encoding GNAT family N-acetyltransferase, giving the protein MSTNNMDRFEFRCIRPEETQQAIEIEQICFPPNEACSPKSLTERIKATAETFLVAEDKETGKLAAFLNGVPTDEEAFRDEFFTDISLSNPEGKNIMLLGLDVRPEYRMQGLGRELVSRYCQKEAQKGRKKLFLTCLDEKVKMYEKFGFTDLGQANSTWGGEAWHAMSIKIEK; this is encoded by the coding sequence ATGAGTACAAACAATATGGATAGATTTGAATTCAGATGTATCAGACCGGAGGAGACACAGCAGGCGATAGAGATCGAGCAGATCTGTTTCCCGCCAAATGAGGCATGTTCCCCGAAAAGTCTGACAGAGAGAATAAAAGCAACAGCAGAAACATTTCTGGTAGCTGAGGATAAGGAAACCGGAAAGCTGGCTGCATTTCTTAATGGAGTTCCTACAGATGAGGAGGCTTTCAGAGATGAATTCTTCACAGATATTTCCCTGAGTAATCCTGAAGGCAAAAATATCATGCTTCTGGGTCTGGATGTCCGTCCGGAATATCGTATGCAGGGACTGGGACGTGAACTGGTATCCCGATACTGCCAGAAGGAAGCGCAAAAAGGACGAAAGAAACTTTTCCTCACCTGTCTGGATGAAAAAGTGAAGATGTATGAGAAATTTGGCTTTACAGATCTGGGCCAGGCAAATTCCACCTGGGGCGGAGAAGCCTGGCATGCTATGAGCATCAAGATTGAAAAATAA